One genomic segment of Cellulophaga sp. HaHaR_3_176 includes these proteins:
- a CDS encoding cell envelope biogenesis protein OmpA, giving the protein MKKTIINSILITTLLVFSNTTLSAQNSTSLELNKRIENFNELRKLGYQEKEIYEDLGNANFLSDNYETAIFWYNKLFKFTDGNGVSNSYYERYQFALQMAGKSTSKAASNSKDWTTVVKQDYVTKKVKTSDRFREIDFASKSHLKALEDFVSREIKLAKDINSKENNEVIAIEDDHTPIALTADGTTAYYAKPVLVKPLYGVFSKKELVSKIYKAQKIKGQWRTVEEVSLAPKNSSTMHPAVSQDGKRLFFASNMPGTFGEFDIYVADLKSNGTFGVAKNLGKKVNTNEDDLYPNIVGGTSLFFASNGHQGYGGLDVYMVEVAQNKVGSSVNLGSPINSGSDEFSVDLMKDNGSGYVLLKRSDDKGGLKQVAFSYSDDHEPSRNRKEYNSFEALNKESEINYSTSIFED; this is encoded by the coding sequence ATGAAAAAAACTATAATCAACAGTATTTTAATTACAACCTTATTGGTGTTTTCAAATACTACATTATCAGCACAAAATTCAACTTCTTTAGAGCTAAATAAAAGAATTGAGAATTTTAACGAATTAAGAAAGTTAGGTTACCAAGAAAAGGAAATTTATGAAGATTTAGGTAATGCTAATTTTTTAAGTGACAACTATGAAACTGCCATTTTTTGGTATAATAAACTTTTCAAATTTACAGATGGTAACGGAGTAAGTAATAGCTATTATGAGCGTTACCAATTTGCATTACAAATGGCGGGTAAAAGTACTTCTAAAGCAGCATCTAATAGTAAAGATTGGACAACTGTAGTAAAACAAGATTATGTAACAAAGAAAGTTAAAACATCTGATCGATTTAGAGAAATTGACTTTGCATCAAAAAGTCATTTAAAGGCTTTAGAAGATTTTGTAAGTAGAGAAATTAAGTTAGCTAAAGATATTAACTCTAAAGAGAATAATGAAGTAATAGCTATTGAAGATGACCATACGCCAATAGCTTTAACGGCAGACGGCACAACAGCATATTATGCGAAACCTGTTTTGGTTAAGCCACTATATGGTGTTTTTTCAAAAAAAGAATTAGTAAGTAAAATATATAAAGCCCAAAAAATAAAAGGGCAGTGGAGAACTGTGGAAGAAGTGTCATTGGCACCGAAGAATTCCTCAACAATGCATCCTGCAGTTTCTCAAGATGGTAAGCGTTTGTTCTTTGCTTCGAATATGCCAGGTACATTTGGTGAGTTCGATATTTATGTTGCAGATTTAAAAAGTAATGGAACTTTTGGAGTTGCTAAAAACTTAGGTAAAAAAGTAAATACAAACGAAGATGATTTATATCCAAATATTGTGGGAGGGACGTCGCTTTTCTTCGCATCAAATGGACATCAAGGCTATGGGGGATTAGATGTCTATATGGTAGAAGTAGCACAAAACAAGGTTGGCAGTAGTGTCAACCTTGGAAGTCCCATCAATAGCGGTTCAGATGAGTTCTCTGTAGATCTTATGAAGGATAATGGATCAGGTTATGTATTATTAAAAAGATCTGATGATAAAGGCGGGTTAAAACAAGTTGCCTTTTCTTATTCAGATGACCATGAGCCTAGCAGAAATAGAAAAGAGTATAATAGTTTTGAAGCATTAAATAAAGAATCTGAAATAAACTATTCTACTTCAATTTTCGAAGATTAA
- a CDS encoding glycosyltransferase family 2 protein, whose protein sequence is MNYYIVIPAHNEESFLRLTLESILEQTLLPKKVIIVNDNSTDNTESIIDDFAKKNQIFSKLNITSSQEHMPGSKVINAFNKGTNLLIEDYDFIVKLDADVILPNNYFKTISSIFNKNQKAGVVGGFVYEKNNEGQWLLNHPMNKKHVRGAFKAYSKECYSAIGGLKSAMGWDTVDELLAQYYGFEIITDDNLKVKHLRPTGKAYNKKAKLLQGKAMYTMRYKLIITLIASLKMALKQGKPNAFFDNMKGYLKASKEKAPFLVSQKEGSFIRDLRWKGIKKQLF, encoded by the coding sequence ATGAATTACTATATTGTTATACCTGCTCATAATGAAGAGTCTTTTTTAAGGCTAACCTTAGAATCAATCTTAGAACAAACATTACTTCCCAAAAAAGTAATAATCGTCAACGACAACTCTACAGATAACACAGAATCTATTATTGATGATTTTGCTAAAAAAAATCAAATATTCTCAAAGTTAAATATCACATCATCACAAGAGCATATGCCCGGCAGTAAAGTAATAAATGCTTTTAATAAGGGAACTAACCTATTAATTGAAGATTATGATTTTATTGTAAAGCTTGATGCCGATGTTATTTTACCCAACAATTACTTTAAAACAATAAGCTCTATTTTTAATAAAAATCAAAAAGCAGGAGTTGTAGGTGGTTTTGTTTATGAAAAAAACAATGAAGGCCAGTGGTTATTAAATCACCCAATGAATAAAAAGCACGTTCGAGGAGCATTTAAAGCATATTCAAAAGAATGTTATTCTGCTATTGGCGGCTTAAAAAGTGCCATGGGATGGGATACCGTTGATGAATTATTAGCTCAATATTATGGTTTTGAAATTATAACTGATGACAATTTAAAAGTAAAACACCTTCGCCCAACTGGGAAAGCGTACAATAAAAAGGCTAAACTTTTACAAGGTAAAGCTATGTATACTATGAGGTATAAATTAATTATCACATTAATTGCTTCATTAAAAATGGCTTTAAAACAAGGCAAACCAAATGCTTTTTTTGATAATATGAAAGGCTACCTAAAAGCCTCAAAAGAAAAAGCCCCCTTTTTGGTTTCCCAAAAAGAAGGCTCTTTTATTCGTGATTTACGCTGGAAAGGTATAAAAAAACAATTATTTTAA